The sequence below is a genomic window from Sorangiineae bacterium MSr12523.
GCTCGTAGCGAAGCGGTGTGCCGTACGTGAACGGTGGGTGCAGGCGGACCACCGCACCGGCGCGATTTCGGTACCAGCCATCGCCGGAATCGAAACGGAAGCCCGCACTTTGATAATACGCCTCCGCCCCCAGCATGAAGCTGTTGGCCGCGAAGACGTGCTCGGCGAAGCCAATTTCGAAGTTCGGTCCCCGCTGCTCGTAGCTCGCCTCGCCCCAAGCCATGAGCGCGCGGCCGAGAAAGTCGTATTCGGTGAGCCCGAGCATCACGTACGTGTCGGCCAGCGACTGCCCGCTGGAGAACTCGATCGAGGGCGTGAGCGTGAATTTGCGCCGCACCGCCACGTTCATCGTGCCCTTCGCGGCGTCGTAGCTCACCGAGACGGAATCGTAGATGCCCAGGTTGTTGATCCGGCGCTCGAACTCGACCATTTCGTCGCCGCGCATCGTCGCCGGCAAAGGCCGCGGTAGGAGCGACGCGATGGTGTCCTTGTGGGTCGTGCCACTCACCTCCAGGGCCCGCACCAGGGCGACCGTGGGAAACGAGACCACTTCGACCGAGGATTCGTCGTCGGCCCATGCGCTGCGAGGGGCCGCGCTCGCGGCCAACGCGAGCACGAACCCGAGCATTTTTTTCAAGCTAAGGTACATCGTGTACTGCAGGCCAAGGACCGGCTCAATCGAGGGGCGTGCTTGCCTCGATGAAGCCGAGAATCTTCTTCGCGACACCTGATTTCACCGGGTTCGTGCCATGAATCAGCTGCGAGCCCCAAAAGAGCGCCGTTCCCTTCGAGGCGCGGGTCGTCCAGCGTGTCTTCGGGATGCTGCGGAACCAATCGTTGTTGTAGGCAGCGAATGGAACGGTGCGGGGCGAGGCGGCATTGGGCATCCATACCTGCTCCGAGCCGCAGCTTTCCACGTAAAATTCGCCCCCCGTGAAGTCGTCCGCCAGCGTGATGCTGAAGGCGCCCGCCTTGCGTGGCGCGACATTGCCGGGAAGCCCCACCGAATCCACATGGGACGTGATGAGTTGTCCCGGCCCGTATTCGACGTACGTCCACTCGCGGGCCCAGGCTACCGACGGGTATACGCGGCGAATGTCCTCGATGCGCCGGTAAAAGGCCGTATCCAGCAAATCGAGCACGGATTCCGGGAGTTGCGACAGCTCCACCCGCCCGTTCGGCTCGAAGACGGACACCGTTTGCTTGGCGTTGAGTGCGAGGGGTCCCAGGTTGTGCACCGTCTGACCGTTTAGACCGGCCTGCAACTCGTCGGGACGGAGGCGCTCCTTGAGCGTGTCCATGCTCGAGAGCACCTTCGCGATCTCGTCGTCGGACAAGAAGCCTTCCACGCTGTGCGTGGCGAGTGTTTCACCGAGCAGCATCGACGTGACCTCCAGTCTGATTTGTCTGGTTTTGCGCACCGAACGAGGGAGCCATGCCCAATTGCGGAACGAGTTCCAAAAGCCCCGCTTCGATCTGCAGGCTGACCACCTTGCCCTGGCTCACGGAAAAGACGAACGACCCCGAAAACTGGACGGGCCGCCCCGTGGGATGAATGTTGAAAAGGCGCCCTCCGTGCGTGCCCCGCGCCACCCACCGGCAAGCCAGGCTGGAGCCCTGCCCTACCGTCTTGGTGCACTCGAAGACGAGATCCGGAAAGGCTGAACGGAAAAAGCCAACCAAGAATTGAAGCCCGCCGATTCCCGGCGGCAGCGGCGGAAATCCAAAGATGGCAGCGCTGGTGGCAACCTGAGGCGAAAACTCCGCGCCAGAGGCCGGCGGAGCTCCGTTGAACGTGCCAAAGATCAACGATTTTGCAGCATCTAGATCGAACATCGTGGGTCCCTTCTACATGCGACGAAGTGAATTGCTCATTTCCAACAAACTCGGAAGCGCGGCGGCCGCGCGGTTCTCCGAGATGTTCCACGCGGCGTCCAGATACCGTGCGAACGGCCCGGTGGCGTGTTTTTCCTCGACGATCTTCGCGTGGCAATCTTCCAGCGCCAGGGTGTGAAAGTACTTTGCCAAATCAGGATACGGCGATTCCTGCGATTGATTCATCCAGCGCTCCACATCCTCGCAATACCGAGTACCGCCGGGGCCCTTCATGTACCGCTGGAGCGCATCCACCGTCGGTCCATCCGATGAGGCGAATTCGACATAGTGCCGCGCAACGATGGCGTGAAGATCGGTCCGGTGCTCGAACTCGGCCCACGCGGGCTTGTCCTTCGCGTGGACAATCGACTTCAAATGACCGCCGAAATTCTGTTTGAGATGCAGAAGATGGTCGGGCACCCACGCATCGGAAAACGGTCGCACGGCCCGGCGCCCATCCGGAACGGGAACCAAGGTGAGCGCCGCCAGCGCCGCCGATGCGCGCACGTCGGTGGAGTGATTCTCCACGCGTGCGTAATCGGCCAACTCGGCGCGCAGGGCGGCGGGCTCCGTGGGCTCGGCAAAGGCGTAAAGGTGCCCGTGCAGAAAGAACTCGCTTTGAAAAAGCGAGGCAAACCCTGCGTGGAGCAACGATGACTGAAGATGCCGCGACGCGGAAAAGGCTTCTTCCTCGGCCAACCCGTCCGGAACGTAGTTGTCCATGAGGTTCGTATTCATGTGCAGGACGCCGTGGGGCGCGAGGCGCTTTTTGACGAGCTGCCAGAACTCCAGGGAGATGCAGTGCACCGGCACCTGCTCGCCGGCGAAGATGTCCGCGATGATGTAGTCGTACGTCTCCTGGGTCTCACGCAAAAAGACGCGCGCATCGTCGACGACGAACTTCACATGGGGATTCTCCAGCCGCGGAGCGTATTTCTTGGCCAAATCGACGAGCAACGGGTCGATTTCCACTGCGGTCACCTCCACGCTGGGGTCGAGGTCCATCAGGGCGGAGGCAACGCCACCGAGGGCGGTGCCGAGCAACAGGTACTTCTTCGCGCCCCGTACGACGCCCACGTTGATGTGCGCGGTGGTGAACTGATTCTTGAGCGGCTTTTTGGGGTGCACCTGCGAGTGCTCGTACCCGCGCCAGGGCATGAGCACCAGCTCCTCGTCGCCATCTCCGTCGAGCTCCCGAAAGACTTTGACGTTGCCGTAGTGCGACTCCGACTCGAAGACGAGCGTGCGCTGATTCTCCTGTACCGGCTCGCTCGACATCGCGGGGCGCGGTGCAATCACCAGCGCGATGATGGAGACCGCGGCGGTGATCGCCATGAGCGCGCGCTGCCGGCTTGCCGCGACCGCCCACCCCAGCACGAGCAACAACACGATGAAAAGCTTGAAAACTCGCATCGTACCGCCCACGCCGAAGTGCGGAATCAGCACGAACGACGGCAACAACGTGCCCACGATGCTCCCGATGGTCGAAATGGCCATCAAATTGCCGCTGGTGGCGCCCACGGCGGCCTCACTTGTGACGCTCGCATCCTTCGCATCGCGCGCCGCCACGACGGACATGACCTTGATCAGATAAGGCGATATCTGACTCAAGATGATCATCGGCACGAAATACAGAATGAACGTCGCCACCGACGGCGGAATCGATTGCGCCGCCAACAGGTTCGGCATGGCCTTTCGCAGGCCGAAGGACCAATCGAGGACCGGTTCGGCGAGCACGCCATCGACGAGAGCCGCGTAAAGCACCGCGCCCACGAGTTGAAGGAACAGCACGCCCAGCGACGAAGAGCGCTTGGAAATGGCACCTCCGAGGTAATAGCCCGCGGAGAGCGCAATCATGATCAGAGCGAGCAGCACGCC
It includes:
- a CDS encoding fused MFS/spermidine synthase, whose translation is MIRSGLFRSYCYLLAFGGGFSVMLLEMCAFRVLQTNFGSSIYVTGVLLALIMIALSAGYYLGGAISKRSSSLGVLFLQLVGAVLYAALVDGVLAEPVLDWSFGLRKAMPNLLAAQSIPPSVATFILYFVPMIILSQISPYLIKVMSVVAARDAKDASVTSEAAVGATSGNLMAISTIGSIVGTLLPSFVLIPHFGVGGTMRVFKLFIVLLLVLGWAVAASRQRALMAITAAVSIIALVIAPRPAMSSEPVQENQRTLVFESESHYGNVKVFRELDGDGDEELVLMPWRGYEHSQVHPKKPLKNQFTTAHINVGVVRGAKKYLLLGTALGGVASALMDLDPSVEVTAVEIDPLLVDLAKKYAPRLENPHVKFVVDDARVFLRETQETYDYIIADIFAGEQVPVHCISLEFWQLVKKRLAPHGVLHMNTNLMDNYVPDGLAEEEAFSASRHLQSSLLHAGFASLFQSEFFLHGHLYAFAEPTEPAALRAELADYARVENHSTDVRASAALAALTLVPVPDGRRAVRPFSDAWVPDHLLHLKQNFGGHLKSIVHAKDKPAWAEFEHRTDLHAIVARHYVEFASSDGPTVDALQRYMKGPGGTRYCEDVERWMNQSQESPYPDLAKYFHTLALEDCHAKIVEEKHATGPFARYLDAAWNISENRAAAALPSLLEMSNSLRRM
- a CDS encoding ester cyclase — its product is MFDLDAAKSLIFGTFNGAPPASGAEFSPQVATSAAIFGFPPLPPGIGGLQFLVGFFRSAFPDLVFECTKTVGQGSSLACRWVARGTHGGRLFNIHPTGRPVQFSGSFVFSVSQGKVVSLQIEAGLLELVPQLGMAPSFGAQNQTNQTGGHVDAAR